A single window of Syngnathus acus chromosome 23, fSynAcu1.2, whole genome shotgun sequence DNA harbors:
- the nrcama gene encoding neuronal cell adhesion molecule a isoform X3: protein MDFPVVHLIMGKSTMRSSGSGAVLLMIFLSHLTAALEVPLDLPQPPTITLQSPKDYIFDPREDIIIHCEAKGKPHPSFSWTRNGSHFDVEQDSKVLMKPGSGTLVIDISGEKAEAYEGTYQCTAHNDHGTAISNNIVIRQSRSPLWSKERLEPITVQTGVSLVLQCRPPAGLPPPVIFWMDNIFQRLPLDNRVTQALNGDLYFSNVLPEDNRNDYICYARFPYTQTIQQKQPISVTVLQTFPAGQRRPDFMTPLGATSTKMVLRGETLELECIAEGLPTPEMSWQKDGGELPTSRVSFLNYKKTVKILDVSESDGGDYTCTATNRLGTAHHIIKVAVKAAPFWISAPRNLILAPNETGILTCRVSGDPKPDISWFVNGVPIENAPEDPTRKVDGDTVILSRVQTSSSAVYQCNASNEFGYLIANAFVSVLVAEPPRVLTPPNQVYKVITNSPALLHCATFGSPIPTITWFKDRQISIKSEDPYVIHENGTLEINVAQSQNSGKYTCIASNNLGIKENHVFLEVKEPTRILKQPEYKVVQRGMSAIFECKVKHDPSLVPTMTWLKNSGELPDDERFEVDTDSLIIKDVTEEDEGTYTCIMNTTLDRDSASAMLTVVEATPTPAIVYEKPDPPTDLELTDQTERSVQLTWIPGDEHNSATQNFLIQYEDLLHQPGIWVNMTEVAGTSTTAQLELSPHVYYSFRVLAKNQVGYSQPSQPSRQYRTNPAAPDENPSNVHGEGTEPGNLVISWTSLTGFQSNGPGLEYKVLWRQMDVDQEWSSNTVANASQYVVSGVPVYVPYEIKVQALNDYGNGPEAEVVVGYSGEDLPLSAPDGVLVTVDNSTMAKVHWEPVSPNSVRGKLKGYKVYYRRQRGLEEDVDQESQDQVLTFNENQTEGHLAGLQPYSLYNIFIRVLNSKGEGPQSQDKQFETLEGVPGPPSFLNVLNPSLDSLTLEWGPPLKKNGRLIGYTLKYQPVINSSEVGPATVLDFPLNETTVALDNLNSSVLYQFHLSAKTIKGAGANFTKEASTVTETTHIQPTVQTGKGPTEPPPHPTSPVTQSTHPPLRKAPSVGPVFGIVNTSVWEECAMITWEYFGHHKNIYVEYTVENSKEDWKRESVNGSHSHILKGLKPGTSYRVRVVARDPAGAAAHTTTEEVVTVPAVASRHVDIATQGWFIGLMCAIALLILVLLIVCFIKRNKGGKYPVKEKEEAHQDPEIQPMKEDDGTFGEYSDTEDHKPLKGSRTPSNGTVRRDESDDSLVDYGEGGDGQFNEDGSFIGQYSGKKEKDTHEGNESSEAPSPVNAMNSFV, encoded by the exons ATGGACTTCCCTGTGGTCCACCTGATCATGGGCAAGAGTACGATGAGATCCTCAGGCTCTGGAGCGGTTCTTCTCATGATCTTCTTGAGTCACCTGACAGCGGCGCTGGAAGTGCCCCTTGATC TGCCTCAGCCCCCCACTATCACGCTGCAATCCCCAAAGGATTACATCTTCGACCCACGGGAGGACATCATCATCCACTGTGAAGCCAAGGGGAAGCCTCACCCCAG CTTTTCTTGGACGAGGAACGGGAGCCATTTTGATGTGGAGCAAGACTCCAAAGTTCTAATGAAACCCGGTTCGGGAACTCTGGTCATCGACATCAGTGGGGAAAAGGCCGAGGCCTACGAGGGAACGTACCAATGCACGGCCCACAATGACCACGGCACGGCTATCTCCAACAACATCGTCATCAGACAGTCCA GGTCCCCCTTGTGGTCGAAAGAAAGACTTGAGCCCATCACGGTGCAGACGGGGGTCTCGCTGGTGCTGCAATGCCGCCCCCCGGCAGGGCTGCCCCCTCCCGTCATATTTTGGATGGATAACA TTTTCCAGAGGCTGCCGCTGGACAATCGAGTGACCCAGGCCCTGAACGGAGACTTGTACTTTTCCAACGTCCTCCCAGAGGATAATAGGAACGACTACATCTGCTATGCCCGCTTCCCGTATACGCAAACCATCCAGCAGAAGCAGCCCATCTCCGTCACAGTGCTACAAA CCTTCCCAGCAGGACAGCGGCGTCCCGATTTCATGACTCCTTTAGGCGCCACCAGCACCAAGATGGTCCTGCGAGGGGAGACCCTCGAGCTGGAATGCATCGCCGAAGGCTT GCCCACTCCGGAGATGTCTTGGCAGAAAGACGGCGGGGAGCTGCCAACCAGCAGAGTTTCTTTCCTGAACTACAAGAAGACGGTTAAGATTTTGGATGTAAGCGAAAGCGACGGCGGCGACTACACCTGCACGGCGACCAACCGCCTGGGCACGGCACACCACATCATCAAGGTCGCCGTTAAAG CTGCTCCATTCTGGATCAGCGCTCCCAGGAACTTGATCCTGGCCCCAAATGAGACCGGCATCCTGACTTGTCGAGTCAGCGGAGACCCCAAGCCGGATATTAGTTGGTTTGTCAATGGAGTCCCGATAGAAA ATGCTCCTGAGGACCCCACTCGCAAGGTGGATGGCGACACGGTCATCCTCAGCCGTGTGCAAACCAGCTCCAGCGCCGTTTACCAGTGTAACGCCTCAAACGAATTTGGCTACCTTATCGCCAACGCATTTGTCAGCGTGCTCG TAGCGGAGCCCCCGAGGGTGCTCACTCCTCCCAACCAAGTGTACAAGGTCATCACCAACAGTCCCGCTTTACTCCACTGCGCCACTTTCGGCTCACCCATACCAACCATCACATG GTTCAAAGATCGACAAATCAGCATCAAGAGCGAAGACCCCTACGTGATCCACGAGAACGGCACGCTGGAGATCAACGTGGCCCAATCGCAGAACAGCGGCAAGTACACGTGCATTGCTAGCAACAACCTGGGCATCAAGGAAAACCACGTTTTCCTGGAGGTCAAAGAGCCCACGCGTATCCTGAAGCAGCCCGAGTACAAGGTGGTGCAACGAGGCATGAGCGCCATCTTCGAGTGTAAAGTCAAGCACGACCCGTCCCTCGTCCCCACCATGACATGGTTGAAAAACAGCGGCGAGCTGCCAGACGACGAGAG GTTTGAGGTGGACACCGACAGTTTGATCATCAAAGACGTGACGGAGGAAGACGAGGGCACTTACACGTGCATCATGAACACCACCCTGGACCGGGACTCGGCCAGCGCCATGCTTACAGTCGTCG AGGCTACTCCCACTCCAGCTATTGTCTACG AGAAACCTGACCCGCCAACTGATCTGGAACTCACTGACCAAACAGAACGGAGTGTTCAGCTCACCTGGATCCCTGGAGATGAACACAACAGTGCCACTCAga ATTTTTTGATCCAGTACGAGGATTTGCTGCACCAGCCCGGCATCTGGGTCAACATGACAGAAGTGGCTGGTACGAGCACCACGGCGCAACTGGAGCTCTCGCCGCACGTTTACTACTCCTTCCGGGTTCTGGCCAAGAACCAGGTGGGCTACAGCCAACCCAGCCAGCCATCACGCCAGTACAGAACCAACCCGGCGG CACCTGATGAGAATCCTTCAAATGTTCATGGAGAAGGAACAGAACCTGGCAACCTGGTCATCTCCTGGACA TCGCTAACAGGATTCCAGTCCAACGGGCCCGGTCTGGAGTACAAAGTGCTTTGGCGCCAGATGGACGTGGATCAAGAATGGTCCTCCAATACGGTGGCCAACGCCTCACAATACGTCGTGTCCGGAGTTCCCGTCTACGTTCCCTACGAGATCAAAGTCCAAGCGCTCAACGACTACGGCAACGGGCCGGAAGCCGAGGTCGTCGTCGGATACTCCGGGGAAGACT TGCCTTTGTCCGCCCCTGATGGTGTCCTGGTCACGGTTGACAACAGCACAATGGCTAAAGTGCATTGGGAGCCGGTGTCGCCTAACTCGGTTCGTGGGAAACTTAAAGGCTACAAG GTATACTACCGTCGCCAACGAGGCCTGGAGGAAGATGTGGATCAAGAGTCCCAAGACCAAGTTCTGACCTTCAACGAGAACCAGACCGAGGGACACCTGGCGGGCTTGCAGCCCTACAGCCTCTACAACATCTTCATCAGGGTCTTGAATAGCAAAGGAGAAGGTCCTCAGAGTCAGGACAAGCAATTTGAGACCCTCGAGGGAG TTCCAGGACCACCGTCTTTTTTAAACGTCTTGAATCCCAGTTTGGACTCGCTCACTCTGGAATGGGGTCCACCACTGAAGAAAAATGGACGCCTTATTGGGTACACGCTGAAATACCAGCCAG TTATTAACAGCTCGGAAGTGGGGCCGGCCACCGTCCTGGATTTCCCGCTCAACGAGACCACGGTAGCGTTGGACAACCTCAACTCCAGCGTCCTCTACCAGTTCCACCTGAGTGCAAAGACCATCAAAGGCGCTGGCGCCAATTTCACCAAAGAGGCCTCCACCGTCACGGAAACAA CTCATATTCAGCCCACTGTCCAGACGGGCAAAG GCCCCACTGAGCCCCCTCCTCACCCAACCTCCCCCGTCACTCAATCTACGCACCCCCCGCTTCGCAAGG CGCCCTCTGTGGGTCCCGTTTTTGGCATAGTAAACACATCAGTATGGGAGGAGTGCGCGATGATCACTTGGGAATACTTTGGACACCATAAGAACATTTATGTGGAATACACGGTAGAAAACA GTAAAGAGGACTGGAAAAGGGAGTCGGTAAACGGCTCTCACTCGCATATTTTAAAAGGCTTAAAGCCGGGGACGTCCTATAGGGTGCGCGTGGTCGCTCGAGACCCGGCCGGGGCGGCGGCCCACACCACCACTGAAGAGGTGGTTACAGTGCCAG ccGTGGCCAGTCGGCACGTGGACATCGCCACCCAGGGCTGGTTCATCGGGCTGATGTGCGCCATCGCCCTGCTCATCCTGGTGCTCCTCATCGTCTGCTTCATCAAGAGGAACAAGGGCGGAAAATATCCAG tgaaagagaaagaagaagcCCACCAAGACCCGGAGATCCAACCCATGAAGGAGGACGATGGGACATTTGGAGAATACAG tgacacggaggaccaCAAGCCGCTGAAGGGCAGCCGGACGCCGTCCAACGGCACGGTGCGGCGTGACGAGAGCGACGACAGCCTGGTGGACTACGGAGAAGGCGGGGACGGCCAGTTCAACGAAGACGGCTCCTTCATCGGCCAGTACAGCGGCAAGAAGGAGAAAGACACGCACGAGGGCAACGAAAGCTCCGAGGCGCCGTCGCCCGTCAACGCCATGAACTCTTTTGTCTAA
- the nrcama gene encoding neuronal cell adhesion molecule a isoform X6, whose protein sequence is MDFPVVHLIMGKSTMRSSGSGAVLLMIFLSHLTAALEVPLDLPQPPTITLQSPKDYIFDPREDIIIHCEAKGKPHPSFSWTRNGSHFDVEQDSKVLMKPGSGTLVIDISGEKAEAYEGTYQCTAHNDHGTAISNNIVIRQSRSPLWSKERLEPITVQTGVSLVLQCRPPAGLPPPVIFWMDNIFQRLPLDNRVTQALNGDLYFSNVLPEDNRNDYICYARFPYTQTIQQKQPISVTVLQTFPAGQRRPDFMTPLGATSTKMVLRGETLELECIAEGLPTPEMSWQKDGGELPTSRVSFLNYKKTVKILDVSESDGGDYTCTATNRLGTAHHIIKVAVKAAPFWISAPRNLILAPNETGILTCRVSGDPKPDISWFVNGVPIENAPEDPTRKVDGDTVILSRVQTSSSAVYQCNASNEFGYLIANAFVSVLAEPPRVLTPPNQVYKVITNSPALLHCATFGSPIPTITWFKDRQISIKSEDPYVIHENGTLEINVAQSQNSGKYTCIASNNLGIKENHVFLEVKEPTRILKQPEYKVVQRGMSAIFECKVKHDPSLVPTMTWLKNSGELPDDERFEVDTDSLIIKDVTEEDEGTYTCIMNTTLDRDSASAMLTVVEKPDPPTDLELTDQTERSVQLTWIPGDEHNSATQNFLIQYEDLLHQPGIWVNMTEVAGTSTTAQLELSPHVYYSFRVLAKNQVGYSQPSQPSRQYRTNPAAPDENPSNVHGEGTEPGNLVISWTSLTGFQSNGPGLEYKVLWRQMDVDQEWSSNTVANASQYVVSGVPVYVPYEIKVQALNDYGNGPEAEVVVGYSGEDLPLSAPDGVLVTVDNSTMAKVHWEPVSPNSVRGKLKGYKVYYRRQRGLEEDVDQESQDQVLTFNENQTEGHLAGLQPYSLYNIFIRVLNSKGEGPQSQDKQFETLEGVPGPPSFLNVLNPSLDSLTLEWGPPLKKNGRLIGYTLKYQPVINSSEVGPATVLDFPLNETTVALDNLNSSVLYQFHLSAKTIKGAGANFTKEASTVTETTHIQPTVQTGKGPTEPPPHPTSPVTQSTHPPLRKAPSVGPVFGIVNTSVWEECAMITWEYFGHHKNIYVEYTVENSKEDWKRESVNGSHSHILKGLKPGTSYRVRVVARDPAGAAAHTTTEEVVTVPAVASRHVDIATQGWFIGLMCAIALLILVLLIVCFIKRNKGGKYPVKEKEEAHQDPEIQPMKEDDGTFGEYSDTEDHKPLKGSRTPSNGTVRRDESDDSLVDYGEGGDGQFNEDGSFIGQYSGKKEKDTHEGNESSEAPSPVNAMNSFV, encoded by the exons ATGGACTTCCCTGTGGTCCACCTGATCATGGGCAAGAGTACGATGAGATCCTCAGGCTCTGGAGCGGTTCTTCTCATGATCTTCTTGAGTCACCTGACAGCGGCGCTGGAAGTGCCCCTTGATC TGCCTCAGCCCCCCACTATCACGCTGCAATCCCCAAAGGATTACATCTTCGACCCACGGGAGGACATCATCATCCACTGTGAAGCCAAGGGGAAGCCTCACCCCAG CTTTTCTTGGACGAGGAACGGGAGCCATTTTGATGTGGAGCAAGACTCCAAAGTTCTAATGAAACCCGGTTCGGGAACTCTGGTCATCGACATCAGTGGGGAAAAGGCCGAGGCCTACGAGGGAACGTACCAATGCACGGCCCACAATGACCACGGCACGGCTATCTCCAACAACATCGTCATCAGACAGTCCA GGTCCCCCTTGTGGTCGAAAGAAAGACTTGAGCCCATCACGGTGCAGACGGGGGTCTCGCTGGTGCTGCAATGCCGCCCCCCGGCAGGGCTGCCCCCTCCCGTCATATTTTGGATGGATAACA TTTTCCAGAGGCTGCCGCTGGACAATCGAGTGACCCAGGCCCTGAACGGAGACTTGTACTTTTCCAACGTCCTCCCAGAGGATAATAGGAACGACTACATCTGCTATGCCCGCTTCCCGTATACGCAAACCATCCAGCAGAAGCAGCCCATCTCCGTCACAGTGCTACAAA CCTTCCCAGCAGGACAGCGGCGTCCCGATTTCATGACTCCTTTAGGCGCCACCAGCACCAAGATGGTCCTGCGAGGGGAGACCCTCGAGCTGGAATGCATCGCCGAAGGCTT GCCCACTCCGGAGATGTCTTGGCAGAAAGACGGCGGGGAGCTGCCAACCAGCAGAGTTTCTTTCCTGAACTACAAGAAGACGGTTAAGATTTTGGATGTAAGCGAAAGCGACGGCGGCGACTACACCTGCACGGCGACCAACCGCCTGGGCACGGCACACCACATCATCAAGGTCGCCGTTAAAG CTGCTCCATTCTGGATCAGCGCTCCCAGGAACTTGATCCTGGCCCCAAATGAGACCGGCATCCTGACTTGTCGAGTCAGCGGAGACCCCAAGCCGGATATTAGTTGGTTTGTCAATGGAGTCCCGATAGAAA ATGCTCCTGAGGACCCCACTCGCAAGGTGGATGGCGACACGGTCATCCTCAGCCGTGTGCAAACCAGCTCCAGCGCCGTTTACCAGTGTAACGCCTCAAACGAATTTGGCTACCTTATCGCCAACGCATTTGTCAGCGTGCTCG CGGAGCCCCCGAGGGTGCTCACTCCTCCCAACCAAGTGTACAAGGTCATCACCAACAGTCCCGCTTTACTCCACTGCGCCACTTTCGGCTCACCCATACCAACCATCACATG GTTCAAAGATCGACAAATCAGCATCAAGAGCGAAGACCCCTACGTGATCCACGAGAACGGCACGCTGGAGATCAACGTGGCCCAATCGCAGAACAGCGGCAAGTACACGTGCATTGCTAGCAACAACCTGGGCATCAAGGAAAACCACGTTTTCCTGGAGGTCAAAGAGCCCACGCGTATCCTGAAGCAGCCCGAGTACAAGGTGGTGCAACGAGGCATGAGCGCCATCTTCGAGTGTAAAGTCAAGCACGACCCGTCCCTCGTCCCCACCATGACATGGTTGAAAAACAGCGGCGAGCTGCCAGACGACGAGAG GTTTGAGGTGGACACCGACAGTTTGATCATCAAAGACGTGACGGAGGAAGACGAGGGCACTTACACGTGCATCATGAACACCACCCTGGACCGGGACTCGGCCAGCGCCATGCTTACAGTCGTCG AGAAACCTGACCCGCCAACTGATCTGGAACTCACTGACCAAACAGAACGGAGTGTTCAGCTCACCTGGATCCCTGGAGATGAACACAACAGTGCCACTCAga ATTTTTTGATCCAGTACGAGGATTTGCTGCACCAGCCCGGCATCTGGGTCAACATGACAGAAGTGGCTGGTACGAGCACCACGGCGCAACTGGAGCTCTCGCCGCACGTTTACTACTCCTTCCGGGTTCTGGCCAAGAACCAGGTGGGCTACAGCCAACCCAGCCAGCCATCACGCCAGTACAGAACCAACCCGGCGG CACCTGATGAGAATCCTTCAAATGTTCATGGAGAAGGAACAGAACCTGGCAACCTGGTCATCTCCTGGACA TCGCTAACAGGATTCCAGTCCAACGGGCCCGGTCTGGAGTACAAAGTGCTTTGGCGCCAGATGGACGTGGATCAAGAATGGTCCTCCAATACGGTGGCCAACGCCTCACAATACGTCGTGTCCGGAGTTCCCGTCTACGTTCCCTACGAGATCAAAGTCCAAGCGCTCAACGACTACGGCAACGGGCCGGAAGCCGAGGTCGTCGTCGGATACTCCGGGGAAGACT TGCCTTTGTCCGCCCCTGATGGTGTCCTGGTCACGGTTGACAACAGCACAATGGCTAAAGTGCATTGGGAGCCGGTGTCGCCTAACTCGGTTCGTGGGAAACTTAAAGGCTACAAG GTATACTACCGTCGCCAACGAGGCCTGGAGGAAGATGTGGATCAAGAGTCCCAAGACCAAGTTCTGACCTTCAACGAGAACCAGACCGAGGGACACCTGGCGGGCTTGCAGCCCTACAGCCTCTACAACATCTTCATCAGGGTCTTGAATAGCAAAGGAGAAGGTCCTCAGAGTCAGGACAAGCAATTTGAGACCCTCGAGGGAG TTCCAGGACCACCGTCTTTTTTAAACGTCTTGAATCCCAGTTTGGACTCGCTCACTCTGGAATGGGGTCCACCACTGAAGAAAAATGGACGCCTTATTGGGTACACGCTGAAATACCAGCCAG TTATTAACAGCTCGGAAGTGGGGCCGGCCACCGTCCTGGATTTCCCGCTCAACGAGACCACGGTAGCGTTGGACAACCTCAACTCCAGCGTCCTCTACCAGTTCCACCTGAGTGCAAAGACCATCAAAGGCGCTGGCGCCAATTTCACCAAAGAGGCCTCCACCGTCACGGAAACAA CTCATATTCAGCCCACTGTCCAGACGGGCAAAG GCCCCACTGAGCCCCCTCCTCACCCAACCTCCCCCGTCACTCAATCTACGCACCCCCCGCTTCGCAAGG CGCCCTCTGTGGGTCCCGTTTTTGGCATAGTAAACACATCAGTATGGGAGGAGTGCGCGATGATCACTTGGGAATACTTTGGACACCATAAGAACATTTATGTGGAATACACGGTAGAAAACA GTAAAGAGGACTGGAAAAGGGAGTCGGTAAACGGCTCTCACTCGCATATTTTAAAAGGCTTAAAGCCGGGGACGTCCTATAGGGTGCGCGTGGTCGCTCGAGACCCGGCCGGGGCGGCGGCCCACACCACCACTGAAGAGGTGGTTACAGTGCCAG ccGTGGCCAGTCGGCACGTGGACATCGCCACCCAGGGCTGGTTCATCGGGCTGATGTGCGCCATCGCCCTGCTCATCCTGGTGCTCCTCATCGTCTGCTTCATCAAGAGGAACAAGGGCGGAAAATATCCAG tgaaagagaaagaagaagcCCACCAAGACCCGGAGATCCAACCCATGAAGGAGGACGATGGGACATTTGGAGAATACAG tgacacggaggaccaCAAGCCGCTGAAGGGCAGCCGGACGCCGTCCAACGGCACGGTGCGGCGTGACGAGAGCGACGACAGCCTGGTGGACTACGGAGAAGGCGGGGACGGCCAGTTCAACGAAGACGGCTCCTTCATCGGCCAGTACAGCGGCAAGAAGGAGAAAGACACGCACGAGGGCAACGAAAGCTCCGAGGCGCCGTCGCCCGTCAACGCCATGAACTCTTTTGTCTAA